GGGGTAATGGATACGAAAATGGGAAAGCCCCGCTCCACCCCTCGACCCCCCTCTCTAACTCTCCCCCTCAAGGGGGGAGAGGACCTGAAGGGGCCTACACCACAGCCTGATGGCGTTGGAGTGCAACCGTTATCCAAGCAAGCCAAGGAACGCCTTCGACTGAATCGTGGGCAGATAGATGACAACCTGTCTGCCTATAAGCCTGTCACGGGCGGTCTCCTTCCTTCCCCCCTTGAGGGGGAAGGCCAGGATAGGGGGTCAAAGCTTCCGTCCAAAGCCTCGAAGGGATATGACAGACTAACAGGCGGCAAGGCCAAGCATTTAAGGAGAAACCTTACGGACGCAGAAAGAGCTTTATGGCGACGTCTGCGCTTTAAGGCTGTGGAGGGATACAAGTTCCGCCGTCAACAACCTATAGGGGCCTACATTTGCGATTTTGTCTGCCTTGAGAAGAGGCTGGTGATTGAGCTGGACGGCGGACAGCATTCCTGGAGTGTCCGGCATGACACTGAAAGGGACGCCTGGCTGAACGCGCTTGGGTACAAAGTTCTAAGGTTTTGGAACGCGGATGTTCTGAAGAACCCTGATGGTGTTTTGGAAATCATATACGGTGCGTTAAGAGAACCCCCCTCTTCTGTTCTCCCCCTCAAGGGGGGAGAAGGTGAGACCAGCCGACGTAGACGTCAACCTCTAAAAGGCTCCTCGATCACAGAGGCTAGCGGGAACAGACAGGTGCGGGATGACTGAGAACCTGCACCTGCTCCTCCCCGAGTTCCTGCTGGCGGCGCTGGCGGTGGCGGTGCTGATGGTGGACGCGTTCCTATCGGAGCGGTGGAAGGGGTTGCTGCCGTGGCTGAGCGTGGCGGGGCTGGGCGGCTTGCTGGCCCTGGCGCTGTGGCTGCTGTGGGGCGAGGACCAATCCTTGTACGGCGGGCTAGTGGAGGCGGACGCCTATTCACTGTTCTTCAAGGTTATGTTTATGGCGCTGGGCGTGGTGGTATGCCTGGGGTCGGCGGACTATGTGAAGAAGCACTTTCGAGGCCAGGGCGAATTCTACTCGATAGTCATAATTGCTGTGCTGGGCATGATGGTCATGGCGTCGGCGGCGGAGCTACTGACGGCCTACATCGCGCTTGAGCTGATGACGTTTTGTTTTTATATCCTGGTGGCCTTCGCCCGCCACGACCGCAAGTCCAACGAGGCCGGCGTTAAATACATACTCATCGGCGCCTTCTCGTCGGCGATCCTGCTGTACGGCGTCAGCCTTCTCTACGGCGCGGTGGGGACGACTCGGTATGGTGAGATAGAGACCGCCATTGCTGGCGCGATGCGGGATGCGGGGTCAGTGACGCCGACGCTATGGGTGGGGCTGGCGCTGATACTGGTGGGGCTGGGGTTCAAGGTGGCGGCGGCGCCTTTCCACATGTGGGCGCCGGACACCTATGAAGGCGCGCCGCTACCGGTGACGGCCTTCCTGTCCGTGGGGTCCAAGGTGGCGGCCTTTGCGCTGATACTGCGGCTTTTTGCCGAGGCCTTCGCGCCATCCATCGACCAATGGCGGCCCATTGTGGCCGGGCTGGCGGCGGCAACTATGACCATCGGCAATCTGGTAGCCATCGCGCAGACCAACTACAAGCGGCTGCTGGCGTATTCGAGCATTGGACACGTGGGGTTCATGCTGACAGGCATCGCGGCGCTGTCGTTGATTGGCACACAGGGGTTGATTCTGTACATGGTGGGGTACGCGGTGACGAGCATGGCGGTATTCGTGGCTCTTATCGCCTTCTTCAACATGACGGGCCGAGAGGACATCTACGACCTGGGCGGGCTGGCGGACAGCCACCCGTTCATCGCGGCGTCGATAGCCATTGGACTGTTCTCGCTGGCGGGGCTGCCATTCTTTGCCGGCTTCACGATGAAGTTCTATCTGTTCACGGCGGTGGGGGACGAGGGGTTATTGTGGCTGGCGGGGCTGGCTATCTTTAACAGCCTCATATCGCTCTACTACTACCTGATGGTGGTGCGGCAGATGTATATAGAGCCGCCGCCGGCGTGGGCGGCTTCTGAGGCGGCGGTGGCGGTGGAGGGCGGCCGCCGTGGTGGTAGGGGGGCGAGGGCGACGGCGGTGGAGGAGAGGCGTGGGAGCAGGGCGGGGCAGGCGGTGGCGGTAGTGAAGCCGATCCGCCCAGGCGGACTGATTACAGGGGTGCTAGCGCTGCTGACGCTGGGGACGATATTTATAGGGGTGTACCCGTTCCAGCTTGTGGAGGCGGTTAAGGCGGCGAGCCGGGCGCTGTTTGCGGGGGGGTAGAGGAAGGTAGCCCCCTCCCTTCCCCACTGAGCGGGGGAAGGGAAGAGAGGGTAGTGGCAGGTGGATCGAATTTTCGCCTCGTGCTAGTAGGGCTTTACCCCTCACCTTAATCCTCTCCCACAAGGGGAGAGGAAAGTAGAATTGCTATATGATACCCAGATGCAGCGGGACAGTACAAGATTGACTCAGATCCCATCTTTTGCTCCCATGAAACGGCGATTAAAAGCCGTAGCAAGCGCTCCACCCAAAAATATGATCGGAATCTGTGGTATCACCATAAAGGTAATGACCGGAAAAGCCTTACGAAGCGATACGTCATCCCATATAGTCGCAACAATTACCACCCAAATAAGGTTTAGGGCTGCCCATGGAAGACCAGAGAACTTAAAAGGCATGAACATCAACTTTGCATTAAGCAATAAGACCCCAAAACCCAGAAAGTTGAAAAGCATAATTAAGATGAACGGTAACAAAGTATAACTCGCCTGTATCTCGGAATATTTCTTTGTCAGTACATCTCAAACATCCTCTGTATCTCTTCCACGTCTTTAGTCCTCGTAAGGGCCAGCATTAATAACGCGACGGCTTTTTGAGGGATGAGGTTGTCGGCGGCGACGAGGGTGCGCTCGATGTAGCCTTTGAGGCGGATAACGCGGCCCGAGCCGCCTCGAGTGGCCACCACTACCACCACGCCTTTGCTTCGTGCGTAGTCGATGGCCTCGGCGACGCCGGGAGGGCCATCGCCAGCGCCCGCGCCCGCCCAGACAATGCCTTCGGCGCCGTCGTCGGCGGCCAGGCGAATGAGGCGTCCGTCGGAGCCGGGGGCGCAGAAGACTAGCTCGACGCGAGGGATGCGGTCGATTTTATCGGGGTCGAACTCGGTCTGGTGGGTGTGCTTCTTGGTGGGGGAGCGGTAGTAGACGATGCGCAGGTCGGAGTCACAGTAGCCGAGGAGGCCGATCTCGCGGGAGGCGAAGGTGTCGATACGATAGGAGTCCTGCTTGGTGACCTCTCGCGCGGCCTGGATAGTGTCGTTGAGGACTAGCAGGCAACCCTTATTGCGGGACTCGGGGCTGGCGGCTACCAGGGTGGCGCAGAGGAGGTTGTTGTCGGCGTCGGTGCCCATGGCGGAGGGCGGGCGCATGGCGCCGGTTATGACCACAGGCTTGTCGCTTTTGACCAGGAGGTTCAGGAAGTAGGCGGTCTCCTCCATGATGGCGGTGCCGTGAGTGACAACGACCCCGGCCGTGTCGGGCTGGTCACGGAAGATCTGGTTGATGCGCCGCGCGACTTTGAGGGAGTCCATGGGGCTGGGGAAACCCTTGGTGTCGTACTGCTCGGTCTTGATCTGGGCGAAGTCCTTAAGCTCCGGTACGCGGTCCACTATTTGCTGGATGGTCAGCCTCGGCCCGCCGCCGTAGCCGGCGAAGACCAGGCGGGGTGAGCCGGTGGAGGCGATGGTGCCGCCCATGCCGACGTAGTGGATGAGGGGGGGGTCCGACTTGTCGGACTGCCCCGATTGATGGGCGGTCGTGGGGCAGTTTGCGGGAGGTCATGGGGCTTTGCTCCTGAAGTTGTGTTGAAATCGTGGGGGATTATAGCGGACGCGGGGCCGCATGGCTCGTCTTTTCACGCTGGCGGCTAACGTAACTAGGGCTGTCGAGTCTCTTCACCACCCCATTTGCACAGGCCCAAACGCTTTGCGCCTAGTGCATACGGACTAGAGTTGGTTACAACCTATGGTGGTCACAAAGCCGCCGCGCGCGCGTATCTTCCGTTGGGGGCTTCCTTGCGTTGAAAAGAGAACTGATATTAATAGCTATAGTTTTGCTGGCGATTGCCGGCGCGACCCGGACCATTATGGCCCTGGGCTTGGGGCCGGAGGAAGCCCTATTAGCGTCGACAGAACCCACACCGACCCCAACGGACGGCGTAACAGCCTCCGCGACGCCAACGGTATCGTCCCCGAACGCGTCGAGGCCCCGGCCCACATCTACGCCCACGCGAAGGCCCACGTCCACGCCTACTCCCACTCGAAGGGCTACACCTACGCCGACACGAAGGGTAACAGCGACGGCAGGGGCAACGCCTAAAAATACGCCTACCAATACGCCGGTTATAGTCGCCGGCGCAACGCCGACCATCGCGCCCGCCGGGACGCCTACGCCAGTACCTCCGCCCACGCCAACAGTGGCTGCCGCCGCTACGCCAACAGCCACTACCCCGCCGTCAGCCACAGCGACACCAACGCCCATTCCGACCTCTACACCAACCCCGGTCCCTCCCGCGCCCACATCTACCCCGACTTCACCACCTCCCGCTACGGCTACGCCTACACCTATCCCTGCTTCCACTCCTACTCCCACGCCTGTTCCTGCACCTACACCCACATCTGCCCCTGTCCCTACTTCCACGCCCACTCCAACACCCACGGCTACTCCCGTCCCGCCCACGGCGACGCCTACGCCCATACCGACACCGACTCCAACGCCGGTGCCGCCGACTCCAACCCCAACCCCGGTGCCTCCCACACCCACACCTACGGCCACACCTACCCCTACGCCAACACCCACTCCGACCCCAACCCCAACTCCGGAGCCGACACCGACGCCTACGCCCGAGCCTGCACCCACGCCCACTCCGGAGCCAACTCCAACTCCCACACCGGAACCAACGCCCACGCCTACTCCTGAGCCTACACCGATGCCAACTGATCCGCCGCCGCCCGAACCACCGCCATCCCCGTAGCCTTTAGGCCAAAACGAGCGGAGAAGGACATAGTAGTCGGCCGCACAATGGATGAAGACAAGCAAAGGATGGTATTAACACAGAGGTAATTTATATGTCTCGGATATGACTCAGTACGCTTTTTTGGCGCTGCCGCCCACGCCTAATGTATCAAGACTAGGTTCAGTCGCAACCTTTGGCGGTCTCAAGAACAGCCTCCCATCTTATGTTCTCTGGACAAGGTCTCCGAATTGAAAAAGGAATTCATATTTATCGGTGTGGTAGTGGTGGGAATAGCCATCCTGACTCGGGCCCTGCTGGCGCTGGGGTCGGCGCCGGCCAACAGCACCTTCCAGCCACCTGAGCCGACGCCAACCCCCACGGCTACCGCGCAGGCGCTGGCGACTCCATCGGCCACGTCGACGCTGACACCCACGTCGAGAGCCGCAGTGACGCCATCGCCAACGGCTACCAGGCCGCCGACTATCTTCTTCCCAACGGTGCCGCCGACTCCCACGTTTACTCCCGCCAGCACGCCGACTGGCACACCGACCAACACGCCTAGTCCGACGCCTACGCGAACGCCGACCCGGACACCTACGCCGACGCGTCCACCGACGCCTACTTTCACACCCAGCCCTACAGCAACTCCCATCCCGCCTCCCACGGCAACACCCACGCCGGTCCCGACGCCAACTCCACCACCGCCAACACCTACGCCGACAAAGCCGCCGCCTACACCGACACCCACACTCATCCCGACGCCAATTCTACCGACGCCTACCTCGCCGCCACCTACGCCCACGCCCACCCAAGCGCCGACACCTACACCCACTACGTCACCGACCCCCACACCAACAGCTACGGCCACCCCAACACCAACAGCCACTGCGGTCCCTACGCCAATACCAACGCCTACATCCACTCCTACACCTACGCCCACACAGACTCC
The SAR202 cluster bacterium genome window above contains:
- a CDS encoding endonuclease domain-containing protein, whose amino-acid sequence is MGKPRSTPRPPSLTLPLKGGEDLKGPTPQPDGVGVQPLSKQAKERLRLNRGQIDDNLSAYKPVTGGLLPSPLEGEGQDRGSKLPSKASKGYDRLTGGKAKHLRRNLTDAERALWRRLRFKAVEGYKFRRQQPIGAYICDFVCLEKRLVIELDGGQHSWSVRHDTERDAWLNALGYKVLRFWNADVLKNPDGVLEIIYGALREPPSSVLPLKGGEGETSRRRRQPLKGSSITEASGNRQVRDD
- a CDS encoding NADH-quinone oxidoreductase subunit N, coding for MTENLHLLLPEFLLAALAVAVLMVDAFLSERWKGLLPWLSVAGLGGLLALALWLLWGEDQSLYGGLVEADAYSLFFKVMFMALGVVVCLGSADYVKKHFRGQGEFYSIVIIAVLGMMVMASAAELLTAYIALELMTFCFYILVAFARHDRKSNEAGVKYILIGAFSSAILLYGVSLLYGAVGTTRYGEIETAIAGAMRDAGSVTPTLWVGLALILVGLGFKVAAAPFHMWAPDTYEGAPLPVTAFLSVGSKVAAFALILRLFAEAFAPSIDQWRPIVAGLAAATMTIGNLVAIAQTNYKRLLAYSSIGHVGFMLTGIAALSLIGTQGLILYMVGYAVTSMAVFVALIAFFNMTGREDIYDLGGLADSHPFIAASIAIGLFSLAGLPFFAGFTMKFYLFTAVGDEGLLWLAGLAIFNSLISLYYYLMVVRQMYIEPPPAWAASEAAVAVEGGRRGGRGARATAVEERRGSRAGQAVAVVKPIRPGGLITGVLALLTLGTIFIGVYPFQLVEAVKAASRALFAGG
- a CDS encoding asparaginase — encoded protein: MGGTIASTGSPRLVFAGYGGGPRLTIQQIVDRVPELKDFAQIKTEQYDTKGFPSPMDSLKVARRINQIFRDQPDTAGVVVTHGTAIMEETAYFLNLLVKSDKPVVITGAMRPPSAMGTDADNNLLCATLVAASPESRNKGCLLVLNDTIQAAREVTKQDSYRIDTFASREIGLLGYCDSDLRIVYYRSPTKKHTHQTEFDPDKIDRIPRVELVFCAPGSDGRLIRLAADDGAEGIVWAGAGAGDGPPGVAEAIDYARSKGVVVVVATRGGSGRVIRLKGYIERTLVAADNLIPQKAVALLMLALTRTKDVEEIQRMFEMY